One stretch of Bradyrhizobium canariense DNA includes these proteins:
- a CDS encoding patatin-like phospholipase family protein, with amino-acid sequence MSELNREDRHGYELLQTILKGHFSTDDADLIDNIQSEAEFIDLPSGGLLFLQGDHSDDVYFLLSGRLRAYTEIGGERITFGEIGRGETVGELALFTGEPRSASIVALRDSSLVKVTRRLVERALAKSPQIALQMTRTIIERFRRSERQRQTPIVPVNLCIVPISAGIDAMALAQNMRAARGEDGKATAIIGPVDIDARFGANAASEAVTDYIDEIETRSKAVYLVTDGSESAWTKLCLQHCDEIMLLADANQRPGMTGVETHYLAGDTPISIAQQTLVLLHPVETKSPIGTARWLSARRIARHFHIRPKLPRDISRIARIISGNAIGIVFAGGGAKGFAHVGVMKALEEAGIEVDFVGGTSIGAIMGMCLAMDQSADTISAAVHKAFLRHPKGNITGDYNFIPLVSLIKGKRTHGALALAIEEAAGTDIDSEDTWKTFFVIASDFSTGAEVVLDKGNLARNVIASYAIPGALPPMFIKGHMMFDGGTFNNFPVDVMARLGAGQIIGVDLSTDHGRIFDIDRIPGTIAHLYDKFRPRKKQRYRLPTVPETLITSSFISSLSKQKTMRRFADLLFQPRIEQVGLLEWKRYEDIVAVGYNHAKEILAAESEDKLRAFR; translated from the coding sequence ATGTCCGAGTTGAACAGGGAAGATCGCCACGGATACGAGCTTTTACAGACGATCCTGAAAGGCCATTTTTCCACTGACGATGCCGATCTGATCGATAACATCCAATCCGAAGCCGAATTCATCGATCTGCCGTCGGGCGGATTGTTGTTTCTCCAGGGTGACCACAGCGACGACGTCTATTTCCTTTTGTCGGGCCGCTTGCGGGCGTACACGGAAATCGGCGGCGAACGCATAACATTCGGCGAAATCGGCCGCGGCGAGACCGTCGGCGAGTTGGCGTTGTTTACCGGCGAACCCCGCTCTGCATCCATCGTCGCCCTGCGGGACTCGTCCCTGGTCAAGGTGACGCGTCGGCTGGTCGAACGCGCGCTCGCCAAATCGCCCCAGATTGCGCTGCAAATGACGCGCACCATCATTGAGCGGTTTCGCCGCTCCGAACGTCAGCGACAGACACCGATCGTTCCCGTCAACCTGTGCATCGTTCCGATCTCGGCCGGCATCGATGCGATGGCGCTCGCGCAAAACATGCGGGCTGCACGGGGGGAGGATGGCAAGGCCACCGCGATTATCGGTCCTGTGGATATTGATGCACGCTTCGGCGCGAACGCCGCCTCCGAAGCGGTGACGGATTATATCGACGAAATCGAGACCCGCAGCAAAGCGGTCTATCTCGTGACCGATGGCAGCGAATCCGCCTGGACAAAACTTTGTCTGCAGCACTGCGACGAGATCATGCTGCTGGCGGATGCCAACCAGCGACCCGGCATGACCGGCGTGGAAACCCACTATCTGGCAGGCGACACACCGATTTCGATCGCGCAACAGACGCTCGTGCTGCTGCATCCCGTGGAAACCAAAAGCCCGATCGGCACAGCCCGCTGGTTGAGCGCACGTCGCATCGCGCGACATTTTCATATTCGCCCCAAGCTGCCACGCGACATCAGCCGGATAGCACGGATCATTTCGGGCAATGCCATCGGCATCGTATTCGCAGGTGGCGGTGCCAAGGGATTTGCCCATGTCGGCGTCATGAAGGCGCTCGAAGAAGCGGGTATCGAGGTCGATTTCGTCGGCGGCACTTCGATCGGCGCGATCATGGGCATGTGCCTTGCGATGGATCAGTCGGCCGACACGATTTCGGCCGCCGTTCACAAGGCGTTTCTGCGCCACCCCAAAGGCAACATCACCGGCGATTACAATTTCATCCCGCTGGTATCTCTAATCAAGGGAAAGCGGACGCACGGCGCCCTGGCTCTGGCGATCGAGGAAGCTGCCGGGACCGACATCGATTCGGAAGATACCTGGAAGACGTTCTTCGTGATTGCCTCGGATTTCTCCACCGGTGCCGAGGTCGTTCTCGACAAGGGCAACCTTGCCCGCAACGTCATCGCAAGCTACGCCATTCCCGGCGCGCTGCCGCCGATGTTCATCAAAGGCCACATGATGTTCGACGGCGGCACGTTCAATAATTTTCCGGTCGACGTCATGGCGCGGCTCGGCGCCGGGCAGATCATCGGCGTCGACTTGTCGACCGACCATGGCCGGATCTTCGACATCGACCGTATTCCGGGAACGATCGCGCATTTGTACGACAAATTCCGGCCGCGAAAAAAGCAGCGCTACCGTTTGCCGACAGTGCCGGAAACACTGATTACGTCATCATTCATCAGCTCGTTGTCGAAACAGAAGACGATGCGCCGATTTGCCGACCTGCTGTTTCAGCCGCGCATCGAACAGGTCGGACTGCTGGAATGGAAGCGTTACGAAGACATTGTCGCTGTGGGGTACAATCACGCCAAGGAAATACTGGCGGCCGAGTCCGAGGACAAGCTTAGGGCATTTCGATAA
- a CDS encoding glycosyltransferase family 4 protein, which produces MRILVATDAWHPQVNGVVRTLTMMAEAAKAFGVEISFLTPQSFPTFAMPSYPDLRLALPGPTKTAQLIEAAQPDAIHITTEGPIGFLVRRYCRQRKLPFTTSFHTRFPEYVSARLPIPESWIWAALRRFHGASQAVMAATPALATELRVRGFRNVVLWPRGVDTGLFHPRSVDLGLPRPVFVCVGRVAVEKNLEAFLDLDLPGTKLVVGDGPARTALARKYPQAVFLGARQGEELAQAYAAADVFVFPSKTDTFGLVLLEALASGLPVAAFPVTGPRDVIGTAPVGVLNNDLRTGCLSALSIPREACVAFAQKHTWEASARAFVDHNAAMRVVDATSDSAEFGAKQPHLVA; this is translated from the coding sequence ATGCGGATTCTGGTCGCGACCGATGCGTGGCACCCTCAGGTCAACGGGGTGGTTCGCACGCTGACCATGATGGCGGAAGCGGCAAAAGCATTCGGGGTCGAGATCAGTTTTCTCACGCCGCAATCGTTTCCTACTTTTGCGATGCCGAGCTATCCCGATCTGCGCCTGGCGTTGCCGGGTCCAACCAAGACAGCGCAACTGATCGAAGCGGCACAGCCCGACGCCATTCACATCACGACTGAAGGCCCGATCGGGTTTCTGGTGCGGCGTTATTGCCGTCAACGCAAATTGCCCTTCACCACCAGTTTCCACACCCGCTTTCCCGAATATGTTTCGGCGCGGCTGCCGATTCCCGAGTCCTGGATCTGGGCGGCGCTGCGCCGGTTCCACGGAGCCAGCCAGGCGGTGATGGCGGCAACGCCGGCGCTCGCAACCGAATTGCGCGTGCGCGGCTTTCGCAACGTGGTGCTATGGCCGCGCGGTGTCGACACCGGGCTTTTTCATCCGCGCAGCGTGGATCTCGGCCTGCCGCGTCCGGTCTTCGTCTGTGTCGGCCGCGTGGCGGTGGAGAAGAATCTCGAGGCGTTTCTCGATCTCGATTTGCCCGGCACCAAACTGGTCGTCGGCGACGGGCCGGCGCGAACGGCGCTGGCGCGGAAATATCCGCAAGCCGTGTTTCTTGGCGCGCGGCAGGGCGAAGAACTGGCGCAGGCCTATGCGGCCGCCGACGTCTTTGTGTTTCCGAGCAAGACCGACACCTTTGGCCTCGTCCTGCTGGAAGCGCTCGCCAGCGGCTTGCCGGTCGCAGCGTTCCCCGTCACCGGTCCCCGCGATGTGATCGGTACGGCGCCGGTGGGCGTTCTGAACAATGATTTGCGTACCGGGTGCCTGTCGGCGCTCTCCATCCCGCGGGAAGCCTGCGTCGCGTTTGCGCAAAAGCACACCTGGGAAGCGTCGGCGCGCGCATTCGTCGATCACAACGCGGCGATGCGTGTTGTCGATGCGACCAGCGATTCGGCCGAATTCGGGGCGAAGCAGCCGCATTTAGTGGCCTGA
- a CDS encoding caspase family protein, which translates to MKLRNLLVYCLCVMVGALFATAAAADRRVALVIGNSAYKSAPPLSNTINDSTAIANMFKSVGFEVVISRNDLGVVDFKRAVREFLLTAETADIAVVYYAGHGVEIGGTNYLVPTDARLGRDYDVEDEAVALDRIIWALQSVRRLRLILLDACRDNPFPSKLRSAGIRSTMKGGLGKLEDVSADTLVAYAAKAGSVSYDGDGVNSPYATALLRHLTEPGVDIRIALGRVRDDVLNITGGRQEPFIYGSLGGSTISLVPAPAPKKIEPPPPPAVAKREPAVAPPPSAPAVVAAPPSATAPPSSATVVAKVEPPKTSQPTSAVRDAIDPAAACIRDEQRLARLRADPLREQITSFQKELSCDRLRPQVQRLLESILTEPQPQAAPANSNAAGKGATQPPAQPQPQPQVQAQAPPMQTEDVCARDAARLMRLRAEPSADAIAKFERELGCEHIRPQLQRLRESLGL; encoded by the coding sequence ATGAAACTTAGGAACCTTCTGGTCTACTGCCTCTGCGTCATGGTGGGCGCGTTGTTCGCAACCGCCGCCGCCGCCGATCGGCGCGTTGCGCTGGTGATCGGCAACTCCGCCTACAAGAGCGCTCCGCCGCTGAGCAATACGATCAACGACTCGACCGCCATCGCGAACATGTTCAAGTCGGTCGGTTTCGAGGTGGTGATTTCGCGCAACGATCTTGGCGTGGTCGACTTCAAGCGCGCGGTGCGTGAGTTCCTGCTCACGGCGGAGACCGCCGATATTGCGGTGGTTTATTATGCCGGCCACGGCGTCGAAATCGGCGGCACCAATTATCTGGTCCCGACCGATGCCAGGCTCGGCCGCGACTATGATGTGGAAGACGAGGCCGTGGCGCTCGACCGCATCATCTGGGCGCTGCAGTCGGTGCGGCGCCTGCGCCTGATCCTGCTCGATGCCTGCCGGGACAACCCGTTCCCCTCGAAGCTGCGCTCTGCCGGCATCCGCTCGACGATGAAGGGGGGACTTGGAAAACTTGAGGATGTCAGCGCCGACACGCTGGTCGCCTACGCCGCGAAGGCGGGCTCTGTTTCCTACGATGGCGACGGCGTCAACAGTCCTTATGCCACGGCGTTGCTCAGGCATCTCACCGAACCGGGCGTCGATATCCGCATCGCGTTGGGCCGGGTTCGTGACGACGTGCTCAACATAACGGGCGGACGGCAGGAACCGTTCATCTACGGCTCGCTCGGCGGTTCGACGATTTCACTCGTTCCGGCACCAGCGCCGAAGAAGATCGAGCCGCCGCCACCGCCTGCGGTGGCCAAACGGGAGCCGGCCGTGGCGCCTCCGCCGAGTGCGCCTGCGGTCGTGGCGGCGCCGCCGAGCGCTACCGCACCGCCGTCGTCCGCCACGGTCGTCGCCAAGGTCGAGCCTCCCAAAACGTCTCAACCGACGTCAGCCGTACGCGACGCGATCGATCCGGCGGCCGCCTGCATCCGCGACGAGCAGCGCCTGGCGCGGTTGCGCGCCGACCCGTTGCGCGAGCAGATTACGAGCTTCCAGAAAGAGCTGTCCTGCGATCGATTGCGCCCACAAGTGCAGCGCCTGCTCGAAAGCATCCTGACCGAGCCGCAGCCGCAGGCCGCTCCCGCCAATTCCAACGCGGCGGGGAAGGGAGCGACTCAGCCTCCAGCCCAGCCTCAACCACAGCCTCAAGTGCAAGCTCAGGCGCCACCGATGCAGACCGAGGATGTGTGCGCGCGTGACGCGGCGCGTCTGATGCGCCTGCGGGCAGAACCCAGCGCCGATGCGATTGCGAAGTTCGAGCGGGAACTCGGCTGCGAACACATCCGTCCCCAGCTTCAGCGGCTGCGCGAGAGCCTGGGTCTGTAA
- the thiD gene encoding bifunctional hydroxymethylpyrimidine kinase/phosphomethylpyrimidine kinase, whose product MAIPIALTIAGSDSSGGAGIQADLKTFAALGVYGASVITALTAQNTTGVSGIHQVPPDFITAQIDAVFSDLDVKAVKIGMVAQGAAIDAIAAGLTRWSPGHLVLDPVMVATSGDHLLAADAVDALRTKLIPRAVLITPNLPEAAALLEEPVAASETAIASQGKRLLAMGCGAVLIKGGHGQGAESIDYLFGSHGTMALAAPRVATGNTHGTGCSLSSAIAAGLAKGLDLETAVRRAKTWISAAIAEADRLGVGRGHGPVHHFHGFY is encoded by the coding sequence ATGGCTATTCCGATCGCGCTGACGATCGCCGGCTCGGATTCCTCTGGTGGCGCCGGCATTCAGGCGGACCTGAAAACGTTTGCCGCGCTCGGCGTCTATGGCGCGTCCGTGATCACGGCCCTGACCGCGCAGAACACGACCGGCGTGAGCGGGATTCATCAAGTGCCGCCGGATTTCATAACCGCGCAAATCGATGCCGTGTTCAGCGATCTCGACGTCAAGGCCGTCAAGATTGGGATGGTGGCGCAAGGTGCTGCGATCGACGCCATTGCCGCAGGCTTGACGCGGTGGTCGCCCGGGCACCTCGTGCTCGATCCGGTGATGGTGGCCACATCGGGCGATCATCTGCTGGCGGCCGATGCCGTCGACGCGTTGCGGACCAAGCTCATTCCGCGCGCGGTACTCATCACGCCAAATCTGCCGGAAGCGGCCGCGCTGCTGGAAGAACCGGTCGCAGCGAGCGAGACGGCGATCGCGAGCCAGGGCAAGCGGCTGCTTGCGATGGGGTGTGGCGCGGTGCTGATCAAGGGCGGTCACGGGCAGGGCGCCGAGAGCATCGATTATCTCTTCGGCAGTCACGGCACCATGGCGCTGGCAGCGCCTCGCGTCGCGACCGGGAACACCCACGGCACGGGGTGCTCGCTGTCTTCCGCCATCGCGGCAGGGCTTGCGAAGGGCCTGGATCTGGAAACCGCGGTGCGACGTGCCAAGACCTGGATCAGCGCGGCGATCGCTGAGGCCGATCGTCTTGGCGTCGGTCGTGGCCATGGACCGGTCCATCATTTTCACGGGTTTTATTGA
- a CDS encoding threonine/serine dehydratase, translating to MTDQSQALPVTSQDIDAAARVIAPFAVRTPLLSPPVLSERVGARVFLKPELLQRTGSFKFRGAFNKLSSIPLSARGGGVVAFSSGNHAQGVAAAAQLLKMQATIVMPADAPLSKRERTKAYGAEVVLYDRDREDREAIARDIAGKRGATLVPPYDDPFVIAGQGTVGREIAEDMAALGLTPDIVVAPASGGGLVAGIATAVKARYPQAQLMSAEPDGFDDHARSLRAGKREPHRAEGRTICDALMASIPGEITFAINSRLLSQGVTATDAEVGTAVGFAFRELKLVVEPGGAVGLAALLAGHIDAKAKNVVIVLSGGNVDADLFAKLIG from the coding sequence ATGACCGATCAATCGCAAGCTTTGCCCGTTACTTCGCAGGATATCGACGCGGCCGCGCGGGTGATCGCGCCGTTCGCGGTACGGACGCCTTTGCTGTCACCGCCTGTTCTCAGCGAACGCGTGGGAGCGCGCGTGTTCCTGAAGCCGGAGCTGTTGCAGCGGACCGGCTCGTTCAAGTTTCGCGGCGCCTTCAACAAGCTGTCGTCGATCCCGTTGAGCGCGCGCGGCGGCGGCGTGGTGGCGTTCTCGTCCGGCAACCATGCCCAGGGCGTGGCGGCGGCGGCGCAGCTTCTGAAGATGCAGGCGACCATCGTGATGCCGGCGGATGCGCCGCTGTCCAAGCGCGAACGCACCAAGGCCTATGGCGCCGAGGTCGTGCTGTACGACCGCGACCGCGAGGATCGCGAAGCCATCGCCCGCGACATTGCCGGCAAACGCGGCGCGACGCTGGTGCCGCCTTATGACGATCCTTTTGTGATCGCGGGCCAGGGCACGGTGGGGCGGGAAATCGCCGAGGACATGGCCGCGCTCGGTTTGACGCCCGATATCGTGGTGGCGCCGGCCTCGGGGGGCGGCCTGGTGGCGGGGATCGCGACGGCGGTGAAGGCGCGTTATCCGCAAGCCCAGCTGATGTCAGCGGAGCCCGACGGTTTTGACGATCATGCGCGTTCGCTGCGCGCGGGCAAACGCGAGCCGCATCGCGCCGAAGGCCGCACCATCTGCGACGCGCTGATGGCGTCTATCCCGGGCGAAATCACCTTCGCCATCAATTCCCGGCTGCTCTCACAGGGCGTCACCGCAACGGACGCGGAAGTAGGGACGGCTGTCGGGTTTGCGTTCCGCGAGCTGAAGCTCGTGGTCGAACCGGGCGGCGCGGTTGGGCTGGCGGCGCTGCTCGCCGGTCACATCGATGCGAAGGCCAAGAACGTCGTCATCGTGCTGTCCGGCGGCAATGTCGATGCGGATCTGTTCGCGAAACTGATCGGCTGA
- a CDS encoding Lrp/AsnC ligand binding domain-containing protein, which translates to MVPFFVQFKCKLGQSYAVANALAEAEIASEIYSTAGDYDLLVKFYVENDTDIGHFINEKVQVIPGIQDTHTIITFKAFGTG; encoded by the coding sequence ATGGTACCCTTTTTTGTCCAGTTCAAATGCAAGCTAGGCCAGTCCTATGCCGTTGCCAACGCGCTTGCGGAGGCCGAAATCGCCTCCGAGATCTATTCCACCGCGGGCGATTACGACCTGCTGGTGAAGTTCTACGTCGAGAATGACACCGATATCGGGCATTTCATCAACGAGAAGGTGCAAGTGATTCCGGGCATCCAGGACACCCACACCATCATTACGTTCAAGGCGTTCGGCACCGGTTAG
- a CDS encoding UDP-2,3-diacylglucosamine diphosphatase — protein MGSDSIGEESPERRFRTLFISDVHLGARGSQAERLLDFLRTHDADTIYLVGDIVDGWALKSSWHWPQSHNDFVQKMLRKARKGAKVVYVPGNHDEFLRNYYGTHFGGIDVVENIVHEGADGKRYLVIHGDIFDLVVQNARWLAHLGDTAYDLAIRINRFVNMFRRWFGAPYWSLSQWAKLKVKNAVNYIGAFEQTLAAEARRHGADGVICGHIHYATIRDEHGIRYMNCGDWVESCTALVEHEDGRFEIITWTEPLRKVAPVASMTARAA, from the coding sequence ATGGGAAGTGACTCGATAGGTGAGGAAAGCCCGGAACGGCGCTTTCGCACTTTGTTTATCTCCGATGTCCATCTCGGAGCGCGCGGTTCGCAGGCCGAACGATTGCTGGACTTCCTCCGAACCCATGATGCCGACACCATCTATCTGGTCGGCGATATCGTCGATGGCTGGGCGCTGAAGTCCAGCTGGCACTGGCCGCAATCGCACAACGACTTCGTGCAGAAGATGCTGCGCAAGGCGCGCAAGGGCGCCAAGGTCGTTTACGTGCCCGGCAACCATGATGAGTTCCTGCGGAACTATTACGGCACGCATTTCGGCGGCATCGACGTCGTGGAAAACATCGTCCATGAAGGCGCCGACGGCAAACGCTATCTGGTGATTCACGGCGATATCTTCGATCTCGTGGTGCAGAACGCGCGCTGGCTCGCCCATCTTGGCGACACCGCCTATGATCTCGCCATCCGGATCAATCGCTTCGTCAACATGTTCCGGCGATGGTTCGGCGCGCCCTATTGGTCGCTGTCGCAATGGGCCAAGCTGAAGGTGAAGAACGCCGTGAACTACATCGGTGCCTTCGAGCAGACGCTGGCCGCCGAAGCGCGGCGTCACGGTGCGGACGGTGTCATCTGCGGCCACATCCACTACGCCACCATCCGCGACGAGCATGGCATCCGCTATATGAATTGCGGCGACTGGGTGGAAAGCTGCACCGCGCTGGTCGAGCACGAAGACGGCCGTTTTGAAATCATCACCTGGACCGAACCGCTGCGTAAGGTGGCGCCGGTCGCCTCGATGACGGCGCGCGCTGCCTGA
- a CDS encoding DUF4399 domain-containing protein, with amino-acid sequence MIHRMLALFFIPLVGLLALCDAAICQTGGPTPSPPGAAVYFIGLKDGDTLPTKSTIHFGLRGMGVAPAGSDRANSGHHHLIVDAPTPPLNVEIPNDFQHLHFGAGQTETELTLTPGEHTLQLVFGDKNHVPHSPPLVSDRIKVKVVDQAVPPPQASGTGARKPSPKDAKVYFIYPTNGAYISPNPVIRFGLLNMGVAPAGFDKPNTGHHHLLVDADLPPLDQPIPNDFNHLHFGAGQTEAKITLPLGPHKLRLLFADANHVPHDPPVYSEVINVTVTANGRPPHRPKRHRHFWHHYSY; translated from the coding sequence ATGATCCACAGAATGCTGGCCTTGTTTTTTATTCCGTTGGTTGGCTTGCTCGCTCTTTGCGACGCGGCGATCTGTCAGACCGGCGGACCGACGCCGTCTCCACCGGGAGCCGCGGTGTATTTTATCGGCCTCAAGGATGGCGACACGTTGCCAACCAAGTCGACGATCCATTTCGGTCTTCGCGGCATGGGCGTTGCGCCGGCGGGCTCGGATCGGGCGAATTCCGGTCATCACCATTTGATCGTGGATGCGCCGACGCCGCCGCTCAACGTCGAGATCCCGAACGACTTTCAGCACCTGCATTTCGGCGCCGGCCAGACCGAGACCGAACTGACGTTAACACCGGGCGAACATACGTTGCAGCTGGTGTTCGGCGACAAGAATCACGTTCCCCATTCGCCGCCGCTGGTATCCGATCGCATCAAGGTGAAAGTGGTCGATCAGGCCGTTCCGCCGCCGCAGGCATCAGGCACCGGCGCGCGCAAACCTTCGCCAAAGGATGCCAAGGTCTATTTCATCTATCCGACCAACGGCGCCTACATTTCGCCGAATCCGGTCATTCGCTTTGGCCTCCTGAACATGGGCGTCGCGCCGGCAGGCTTCGACAAGCCGAACACCGGACATCATCATTTGCTTGTCGACGCCGATCTGCCGCCGCTCGACCAGCCTATACCGAACGATTTTAATCATCTGCATTTCGGCGCCGGTCAGACCGAGGCCAAAATCACCTTGCCGCTCGGCCCGCACAAGCTGCGCCTGCTGTTCGCGGATGCGAACCATGTGCCGCACGATCCGCCGGTTTATTCCGAGGTGATCAATGTCACGGTGACCGCCAATGGTCGTCCGCCACACAGGCCGAAACGGCACCGTCATTTTTGGCACCACTATTCTTACTGA
- a CDS encoding formylglycine-generating enzyme family protein, translating into MKFRLLFVICLTALAAAAGTGANAQRDLAASPPSEPNLVVAQKQQPAVEPGDIFRDCDDCPELVVVPSGDFVMGANDTPYEKPERMIAIPRPFAIGRREVTFAEWDQCADAGACKHRPDDHGWGRGNLPVVNVSWDDTRLFLAWLSQKTGQRYRLPSEAEWEYAARAGTKTAFWWGRDAGSGHAQCDNCGSPTTQRLVATGSFRPNGFGLYDTAGNAAEWVEDCWNDNYRGAPKDASAWTSGDCRLRVLRGGNFTSKAAEVRSASRFRYDVDVRYYANGFRVLREIQ; encoded by the coding sequence ATGAAGTTCCGTTTGTTGTTTGTGATATGCCTCACAGCGTTGGCTGCCGCAGCCGGCACTGGCGCGAATGCGCAGCGTGACCTTGCCGCCAGCCCGCCATCCGAGCCGAACTTAGTCGTTGCGCAAAAGCAGCAACCAGCGGTCGAACCCGGCGATATTTTTCGCGATTGCGACGATTGCCCAGAACTTGTGGTTGTTCCTTCCGGTGACTTCGTGATGGGAGCGAACGATACGCCCTATGAAAAACCGGAGCGCATGATCGCGATCCCGCGCCCGTTCGCGATCGGCCGCCGTGAGGTGACGTTCGCCGAATGGGATCAGTGCGCCGACGCCGGCGCCTGCAAGCACCGTCCCGACGATCACGGCTGGGGGCGCGGCAACCTGCCGGTCGTCAATGTGAGTTGGGACGACACCAGGCTTTTTCTCGCCTGGCTGTCGCAGAAGACCGGGCAGAGATACCGCCTTCCGAGCGAAGCCGAATGGGAATATGCGGCGCGCGCGGGAACCAAGACCGCGTTCTGGTGGGGCCGCGACGCAGGCTCCGGACACGCGCAATGCGACAATTGCGGCAGCCCGACCACCCAGAGACTGGTTGCCACCGGTTCATTTCGGCCCAACGGGTTCGGACTGTACGATACCGCCGGCAACGCCGCCGAATGGGTCGAAGATTGCTGGAACGACAATTATCGGGGCGCGCCGAAGGATGCCTCGGCCTGGACCAGCGGCGATTGCCGCCTGCGCGTATTGCGCGGCGGCAATTTCACCAGCAAGGCTGCAGAAGTCCGCTCCGCGTCGCGGTTTCGCTATGATGTCGACGTGCGCTACTACGCCAACGGTTTTCGGGTGCTGCGGGAAATACAGTGA